The DNA sequence TAGTGAACAAACACATGGGAGGGGGTAAGGAATCATGGGCTGGCAGTGCCTGGAATCAGATGAAGCCCATGCTTTAGCAATATAGAATTTGAGATCCACTATCTATGCAAGAAAGGACTCTGCAGCAAATCCTTGGTAAGGATGTACACTTCTATCTATATCTTAGATCAAGTAATTGAAAATTGGCCACATCTCTGTAAGCTGTATAATAATCAGGAAGAATATGACTCAGTTACTCCAGGCTGCAGAAAGGCGACATCTTCAGCGATCAGACACAAAGCTAGGCTAcaggcagcagctgctgctgcttcagaactggggggtggggggggggggacatgGGTGGTGGGGAGTTGAGGGGGGACTTGGGGGAGATAAGCTTTTGGTGGCAGGACCAAGGGAGAAAAAGGCACCTCCACACAATGACAGCACCTCAAAATCTGTGTGCTTAGTTCATGTCAACCAAGGTCTTGGTCCTCTAAAAGTATTTCAGAGCAGCAGATTATACTATATCAACTAACTAGAGGCAAGCATAGGGAGGGGAAGATGGAATAAGAGAAATGGAGTAAAGGCACCCTCTCCTAGTTCAAATACCCACTTGtttcttatattaataataaatattttaaaatccggGAAGATCACAGAGGAGTCCTTAGCCAGTCAGGAGGTTGACTAGAGATCAAAGGCGGAGTTTGCTAATATATAGATCTGGGAAGAAATTCATGCATGGCAATGCCCCCAAAATGACATTGTATAATTGTGAATGGGCAAGTGTGACCCTAAGAAGACACAACAAATGATTCAAAGCGAAACCTGTGTCTGCTGAGTTTCTGAGCTTTATGTGCTTATATTTCAAGAACTGGGACTTACAAAGCACTCTAACACCTTCATCTACAAGGCTATGGCCTccagcaaaaatacaaataaaactagtGATAATTCAAGAACTTCTGAAGCAAGTCTCCTTTGACCTCAGATACAGACTAGGTTCCTCTCAGATGTCTAATTACTCCAGCTAGCCAGTTGGGTATATCCACACTGGTCTGATTTGGGAAGCCAAATGAGACTTTATGGCTATCAGGGCCAGGGCAGCAAGAGCTCTGTGGGGCTTTGCTGCTTAGGGAAGGGACCCTGAGTTTGGCCCTGCTAACCTGGCCCTGTTGAATGACCCTCACTCAGACCCAGACCCATATTTACATAGAGcttgctttacatgcattatctgcCCATATGCTATGGATCATTCTCAGCCCTAGACAATGCAATGTGAAAAGGACCCCTTGGTACCCcagcagatttctttttttttttttttttttttttttttttttaagatccaTATGGCATTCCCTCAGCTCAGTAAAATATCTATCTGACATTTACGATTAGGGCCCTTGGAGCACAAGGTCACTTCCCGACTCCCAAACAGGCCGCTCCAAGAAAGACAAGCCCAGGAAAGGCCTGCCTGGGTCCTGTGCTGGTTGCTTCCATTTCTTCCCTCCTTTGGAGGCGAATGCCTGTAGCTGGGCCTGCCTACCAGGTACCAGCCAGCTAGCTCTGTGGCTTCCCTCCGGCAGGAACCCTGGTTCTGGTATGGCTTCCCAGTCTGGAAACTCATTCAACCCTTTGCAACAGGATTCCCCCAAATGTGGACAGAAGGTATGAGCTCCCAGATCAATTAGGGGGTTGTGGTGACAAAGCTAAGTGACCAGGGGGTATAATGTAGTATATATTTATGCTCCATGAGTTATACCCCAAATAAGAAAATGAGGCATAATGTACAAAATCCATGTCACACTTTTTATACAGTAGTGTCAATGTGGGAACTCTCAATATTTCTTCTATAGTGTATGGAAaagaaattatgtaaataaataaccATTACTGCTCAGGCCCTCCTGGCTTAGCCTTTGTAGTACAGAGAATGTATTTCATGTTGTGCATTCAGAAGAGTTTAGTGTTCAGGAAATATAGATGTAATCAGCTGCCATAACTAGAAATCAAAGTTATTATTGTGCTGAAAATGGATTTATTGTATTTATGTTAACTAGATGGTTCCTTTCAGAGAAAGTCTCATTTATTTGAAGGAATATTTAGGTGtatgaattaatgaatttttaaaaaagttagttCAGGTCATGACCTAGTCCTTGGATGCAGTCCAGAATATTAAGGATTAAACATACCATCCAGAGGCCAAATGTGAAAACCACCATGGGGGACCCCCATGCCAGCTTCAAATACTTAGCCAAAGCAAACCACATTGGACAATATGTCTAAAACTGTCTTTTCCATCATTCAAAGTTTGCTTAAAAGTTGGATGACTTTGAGAAGGCTTCCCATGAATTCCCTTCTGGCTAGCAATCAAAACAAGTTTAGTCAAAAGTGGAAATGTGTTgcatgtgggggtggggagcagtgaATTACTACTGACAGCTCTATTTCCATTTTCAGATAGTCTACCTGCAATTTTCCAACAAAATAATGTTATTGTTCATTTCTAGGCACTCCTTGCACCTTGAAGACTTGATTCAAGAAACTTCtttggaaaactttttaaatgaacacTTTTCACAGGAATGTTTTAGTAtagaaagttaaaagaaaagcatGAATAATTCCACAATGCTTGCCCGAAGCCTGCACAGTCTTCACCTCTCTCTGGGAAAGGGCATGAGATTAGCAAAGTCAAGGGGGTTCAAAGAACCTTAGGGGGTgtaaggaaaagagaggagagatcTTTCCTGAGAAGACGTCTGTCCAGTTCCAAGTCGCATTTCTGCTTCAAGACACCTCGCTGGATGAGATTTTCAAACCCCAGCTTCCCTGACACTGGCTTGCTTCCTGATGAATTTGGCTAAAGAGCCCAGTAGTAGACAGCCAGCCAGGCCCCAGGCCTGCCAGAGCTGAGGCAGCCTGGTTGCTGCTTCCCAGGCTCTTTGTCACTTTTGAAAAACACGTTTCCATCAAGAAGACTTATTAAGATAAAATGCATTCAAACACAGAGGAGGCTATTCCATAAATCTTCCATTTGTTTTAAGGTTTGCACTTCATCCTCTTGCAAAGAATAACTCCCTCTCTCACTTGCAGACCTGCATTTGCACTGAAAGTAAAAGCGGGGCAGTCCAAGTCCATGGCTCTGGCCACCCTGCATACAAATGAGATGCTCTTGTCTAAATAAATTATCTGCTGTTCAGATCGATATTAATACTACATTTGCTACATTACAATATTGTGCAAATTTAAGAGTCattttaatacaatgtaaatacgcTTCTTCACGTATGAAAGCCAAGAAATATTGATAGATTATACCATTGCTTACTGTTCAACAAGGCCTTAGGAAAGGGATTTTGGTATCTCTGTTCAAGAATGGTTTTAATTTGGCCATTGGAAAGCCTGGCTCTAGGACAGATTTATTGGGATGGTTTATTTGTTCTCCGAATGGAGGAATTAAAAACAATACTGCCATTAATGGTGGTAAAACTGCAGCTAACCCTACTCACAGTGGTCAGGGCCCAAGATCCAGTGTAAGCAGCACTACTTCCCACCAGCGTCCTCTCTGgctttgtttctatttctccccATTACCTGCTGTCCTGGGTGTTTATATGTTTCCCTCTTGCATGTTACAATAATAAAAAGCTGGCAATGTTCTCAGAGGCTCAGACCAGAGCCCTTCAAAGGAAACGTTAATGCACTTTCCTGGAAGTTAATTTGAACCATCTATCATAAGAGAAATTGTTAACATACATGTTACCACTGCCTacacataatttaatatttttaaaggcactCTGTTAAATTTCCAACGTTCATGTGTTTTGCATAGCTTTGGAATTCATCTCCAGGCGGGGAATCCTCCCATACTTGCGGGTTCTACagtactgcttttgttttttatctttcttgtttAGATCGAATCCGTTTTTTACGACCCTCAATAACCTCAGCAACTGCAAACATGAATGGTTTCCGATAAGGGAAAATCAGGCAGCGATAAAGCGGGATTATTTATGATTTATCTGTGCGTATTCTTCTCTTTTCACCTCTCTCCGTGTCTCTCTGTGTCCGGAAACTCATCCAAGGAGCGTGCCACAAAGGGTAAGAAGCCACATTCCCACGTTCTCTTCCTTCCCTCGCCTCCCCCAGAAACGCTGAGCTCTGGCTCACACATAacacgcaccacacacacacacacacacacacacacacacacacacacgcagccAGACAGATCCACAGCACCGCCCCCccggccccccacccccaccccgcctcaGACACACACCCGCGGCAGCCGCGGCCCCACGTAGGGGTCCGCGCGACCAGGCCCGGCCGCCCGCCGGCCGCACCCGCGCCGCCTCGGTTCCCGCACCGCCGCGCTCCCAAGATGGCAGCGGCGCGGCCGGCCGGTCCCCGCGCGGGGGTCACAGATCTCGGCCAGGCTCAGTGCCCAGCGAGGGCCCGGCCCGACACGCACCGGCTGCGCGGGAGGCTCCGAAGGCCAGGCCCGGGCGACGCTGGGCCTGCGCTCGCCGCCGGCGCGGCCTGCCCTTCCCGCGACCGCAGCCTCACCTGACGTGAACAGCACGATGGCTTTGAGGCAGCTGTACTCGGCCGAGTCGACGTGCAGCGCCTTGAGCTTCTCCACCTGCTCCTGGAAGATGCGGATGTGGTCCATGAAGGCCACGACGCGGTCGGCGGACATGGGCGAGGCGTGCAGGCCGGCGGCGGCCAGCAGCGGCGCCACGTGCAGCGGCATAGAGCACTGGGCCGCGTTGAGCACGAACAGCTCGCTCCAGGTGAGGCGTAGCAGGGACACCTGGTCGGTGATCTGCAGATCCGGGAAGAAGGGGATGTTGCGGGCCCACTCGACGGCGCTGAAGAGCAGGCGCGCCGCCAGCTCGCAGATGTTCTCGATGCCCATAATGTTATTGGGCTGCATGCACTGGCTGCCGTAGCGCGACGTGGGGTAGGGCTCGGCGCGCAGCAGCAGCGAGATGTAGCCGGACAGGTAGCAGTGGCCGTTGAGGGGGTCCCCGTTGGTGAGTGCGTACTGGCCTGGATTGGGCTGGGTTGGAGGCATTCTTCCTCGCTGAACCGctgacaaaaagaaagagagaaaagaggcaaTGTGCATCCAGGGGGCTTGCGAACATTGCCGCGCCGCAGCGTACCCAACACAATGCAGAAGCTCTTCCCGCAGCCACACGCACCCCGCGCATCTTCTCCGGCTCGCTCTCACAGTCCACACCGCTAGGAGATCTGGGGTGAGGCCCTCCAGCTCCACAGCTCGATGTGTCCGGCCATCGCCTGAGCCCCTGGCCACCTCAGCTCCGCCGGAGCTAGGCCTGACTACAGGGTCCCCACCCTGGCAAGGTCAAGAAAGTGTCACCCAACACCTAAGCCACCAAGGGGGAACACACAGATAAATGAAACCCCACACAACCCTCcagaatggggggaaaaaaatcaaggttAAAAAAAGGCGAAACCGGAGAAAGGTTGTGGTTCTAGGCAAATGCCTAGCGGCCTCCTCATTTGCAAGCAAGCAGCGTTTTGCTGATAAAATGTTTCCACATTCTCTTAAAATGCTATAGAATAATTCTTAAAATAGACACAAGTTACATATCCTACTAACCACTTACAACTTTTGAGTAGAGAACAAGTATCCTGcgcccctcccttctcctctcctccccgtCGCCCCATACAAAGTTCTCACTattaaaagcaacagaaaattgaaaaatttcaagaaaaaaagttgaacttACAGTAGCCAAACATTATTGAAAAAAGTAGGAAATATAATTAATGTCTGTCCTGCGCGGTGCCACTGCAACCTGCAGCCAGCTTTTGCCCAGTGAATGCACGAGCTTTCAACTGCAAAAACACTGGATTCATTAACCATCTGAATGCAAAACGTAAGCATGCTTTGAGTTCTTAAAGCTgaccaaagttttttttttttttttttttttttttttttaatgtgtatgttTTACTTCAACAGTGCCAGCGTTTTAAATTGCCATGTAAACAAAGACAACTTTAGGAAAAGTTAGGGCTACTGAACTTTTCCCCCCAACAAATTAATATAGATATGTTCATGTACATGTAGCTGTCTTATTTCAGGTTTTGCTCTATTTTCTGAAGTTTGCTTTGATTCTAATTTTAATGCAAGTTCCAGTGCAATTTAAGCTCTTGAAACATAATGGCTAGAATACTTTCTTCTAATGATAGTTTTGAACTTGGCAGTTATTTTTCAATTAAGTGAGAGTAcaattcaaagttttttttttttttttttttttttttttttttcagatgcctACAAAATCTCCCTGGAGCTAGAAATGAAGTAGTCATATTTGTCTGCTCCTTAAGATCTGAaggaattcaatttcttttcttgtggcatataaaatacaattttaaagtcAATTACAAGAAGGAGTAATCTGCATTCTGCAAAATTGACTGGTTCGCTAATTTGACTATAAGACATCTTTAATGATTGTCAAGAGATAAACTTTAACTGTAAACggctaaatatatttataagaaaagtaCTGCATCTCTTGCCACATGAACATGAAGCATATCCAAATACAACATCAaaagttgtgttttttaaaaaaacaaagccataCAACACAGGGATTAAATGATGTGGAAGCTCATGCCAGCTGCAGTCTATGCATTATGGCCAAATCAGAAGGATCGGTAAATGCCGTTGTAAATTGTAATTTGTATGCAGTATTTAAGCAGAGGGTGGAGtttgatgaagaaataaaacgagtatcatgctttaaaaaaatgacacaaCTATGAAAGCACGGTTCAGTCACAAACTTTCCTTTCAAAGTAGAGGGGTGAAAACAAGGCCACAGCTCTGGAGGAGGCGGCCCCAGCTCCGTGAAGAAGAGAGGGAACCAGTGAACGGGCCAGAAGCCCCCCTTCTCCCCTAATTAGACCTACAAGTGCAATAAATCTCACTCCTCTTTTTCCAAGCTAAGCTTCCAAAAGGATGATGGCAGCAATGAATCTATGGTTCAGGGTactccagcccccagccctccccCATTTTAAATAAAGGGTATGAAGAGGTGGAGGGAAAAGTGTaatgaaaaaaacacagaaacagaGTTTTCTGGGGGAAATAAGCACCCCTCCCCAAGTTCATGCCAGCACAGCCCCAAGCAGCCTCACGCACACGCGGGAAAGGGACACACCGAGCACATCCAAGACAGAGGGAAGAAGGGGATTTTAAGCCACAGCTCACGATCTCAGGGACACAATTCTGAGCAGGCAGCGGGCGGGGTGGGGGAGCCGGGGAGAGGAGCGCAGGCCGGGAGGGGGAGGCAGCGGCAGTGAGCTGGGGAGGGCGGGGGGAGACGCCGGGGGAGGAAGGCAGCGGGGAGAAGGGAAGCTGGGACAGGCCGGGACCACAGGAGCCCCAGCCCCACACAGCAACCACCCGggcgagaaagaaagaaagagccagGGAGACCGGCGAAGCGCggggagagaagcagagaagaaataTTCACCTTCCCGCCTCATGCCCACTTTGAGGCACTTCTTGAGGCGGCAGTATTGGCACTGGTTGCGGTGGTGCTGGTCGATGGGACAGTTCCTGTTGGCACGGCATGTGTAAGTTAAGTTCCTGCGGACGCTCCTCTTGAAGAAACTTTTGCAGCCCTCGCAGGTGAATTGGCCGTAGTGCTTGCCGCTCGACTTGTCCCCGCACACCACGCACTCGATGTGCTGCTGGCTCTGGCCCGAACCGGGCGGGCCCTGGCCCTTGTCCCCCGCCGTGCCGGGGGTGGCGGGCGCTCCGGGCTGGCCCGGGGTCTGCGGCGTGTGCGGCGCGCCCGAGCccgcctgctgctgctgctcgccggcgccgccgccgccgccgcgggccGCCTGCGCTGCGGGGTTGGGGCCGCCGGGGTTGCCCCCGGCCACGTCGTCCTGCGGATCTCGCCAGCTGCTAACTACCATTGCCATATCTTTGGGCCCGGGGAGCGCTGGGGGGAGCCGAGCTGCTCGCCGAGGGCCGCGGGGCGCGCCGGCGCgctgggaggggaaggggaaggggaaggggaatgggggagggggagggggcggggggccCGCCGGGCGCCCCGGGGTCGCAGGAGCCGAGCCCGAGCCGGGCACCGGCCGCtgcctccgccgccgccgccgctgccgccgctaCTGCCTCGGCCGCCCCGCTGCTGCTGCGCGCCCGCCCGCCCTGCTGGCGTTTTGTTGTGGTTcctgctgttttctttctctctttttgcagCCCCCCCAGGCTCTCAGGCTCCCCCCCCAACACCCCTGCTCCCCTCGCCCGCTCCCCCCGCGCTCCGTTCCTGGGGGGGCCGCGctctccttcccccctccccaccccccggCGAGCAAGCTCCCTTCTCTcgcttttttcttcttccccaagTTGCAAAATCAGAAATGGCACAGGCGGCAGCCGGGAGCGGCGCGGGGCGCAGCGCCGGGGGCGGCGGGCATGGGCCACGGCGCGCGCACACACTCGCCCTCCGCCTCGCCCGCACCcccgcgcacacacacactcgcacacacactCGCTCACCCGCGCCGggcgcccgcccgcccgccggcCGCTCGGGCTACGCGCAGCGCGCGGGCTGAGCCGACATAGAGGAAGCCGGCGAgggcggaggcggcggcggcggcggcggaggaggTCGCGGCTGCAGGCGCCGCTGGAGCTGCCGCCGGAGCTGCTGCGGCGAGCGCCGCTGGAGGAGCCCAGGCCCGGGCCGGAGTCCGAGCAGGAGTCGGGGCCGCAGCCGGAGCGCGAGCGGAGGCCGGGGccgcccgcgccgccgccgctGTCCCGGCGGGAGCCCTCGCCGGGCTCGGGAGTGCGGGGAGCGCGGTGAGCCGAGCAGGGCGCTGGGCGAGGCTGCCGGCGGCGATCAGGGCGCGCGGGTGTCGGGGGGCCAGGTCCAGGGCCGGACGCAGCCAGCCATTCAGGAAGGCAGCGCTGGAGAGCGGGAGGCAGCCGGCGAGGAAGATCACACACTTTGCTCTTTTTGTTGTGCCGGTGGCGCCGGGCTCTAGCTGCCTTCTTCTTTCGGGAGGTGACGGAAGGGGGAAAAATACGGGATAATTCACGCCGGCGACGAATTCACAgcgaaatagaaaaaataaaaatcagaagaaaataattgccaaaaaaaggaaaaaggaaaagcgAGAGAGACATCCAAAGTAGGTCGAATAAATAatcctcttcttttcctctttcttgctccttcttctgcttcttctgctaTAACACACAGAGCTAGTTAAAAAAACCCTGGAGATCGcccaaaaatgttctttttttagtattttaaataagtGCTCTTCAGCCGGGAACCAACAccctccctccaaaaaaaatcatatatgtataaaataacgATAAGAAGAATACGAAGGgggtgcctcctcctcctcctcctccttttttttttctttaagtttagcCCTCTCTCTTCTGCAGGAATGGAGTAAAAGAGACgaggagggagaaaaaggagagaaagaaggagaagaaggggaaAACAACTAGTAGAATatgtaagaaaagagaaaggagagagaagagaggttcagagaagagaggagagagaagagaggagggagagggggggagaaagagaggagagagagagagagacagagagagagagagaagagagagagagagagacccaaaAATTGAATGCGTTTAAACGGGAGGACTCGCAGAGCAATGTTTCCGAAAGGGGGATCTGCGCGAATGTCTGTATATAGTGAACTTTGACACTACTATTGAAACTGACACGTTTCTATGGAGATCGCTGCCTTATATGGAACTCGTGTCAAGGAGCCAAGAGAAGGGCTGCTGGCAACTGATAATCAAAGGCGACTGACTGGTCAGAGCCCTGAATCGGGGGGAGAGAAAATGGGAGGCTAAGGTTAGCCAAGCCTCCTGCACGCCATTGGTTGGAgagcccctcccccctcctcctctgctttctttcttttttcccccccctCCCTCTTAGCTACCTACAGACTGGGATGGTgcggggaggaggagagaaagtgaGGGAGGGGGGTGTGTTTCTGACAAGCGCAATTTACATTGAGATCGCCCTGCGCTGCTATTTACTCTGAGACCTGATTAGTATGGGTCGTCtatggtcacacacacacacacacacacacacttacgcACACACCCCAGAGGGGGAAGGGATGACGAGGGGGGAGAACGCCTAGCGATGGGCAAAAGGAGAATtagaaggaaattattttgatttcttctgaaaagtttttaaaattagattttatgaGCGTGAAGAGAgtgtcatttaaaatgtttagaaaaaaatttaacggGAATGAAACCCCCACCATTTTAATGATTCGTGAAATATACTGGA is a window from the Rhinopithecus roxellana isolate Shanxi Qingling chromosome 3, ASM756505v1, whole genome shotgun sequence genome containing:
- the NR2F1 gene encoding COUP transcription factor 1, with protein sequence MAMVVSSWRDPQDDVAGGNPGGPNPAAQAARGGGGGAGEQQQQAGSGAPHTPQTPGQPGAPATPGTAGDKGQGPPGSGQSQQHIECVVCGDKSSGKHYGQFTCEGCKSFFKRSVRRNLTYTCRANRNCPIDQHHRNQCQYCRLKKCLKVGMRREAVQRGRMPPTQPNPGQYALTNGDPLNGHCYLSGYISLLLRAEPYPTSRYGSQCMQPNNIMGIENICELAARLLFSAVEWARNIPFFPDLQITDQVSLLRLTWSELFVLNAAQCSMPLHVAPLLAAAGLHASPMSADRVVAFMDHIRIFQEQVEKLKALHVDSAEYSCLKAIVLFTSDACGLSDAAHIESLQEKSQCALEEYVRSQYPNQPSRFGKLLLRLPSLRTVSSSVIEQLFFVRLVGKTPIETLIRDMLLSGSSFNWPYMSIQCS